A genomic region of Streptosporangium lutulentum contains the following coding sequences:
- a CDS encoding HAD-IA family hydrolase, with product MGSARESRHQVLLVDLDGTVVDYAQTERLALHEIHRRFFRTGRAEFLRQFHAANEPLWAAYREHRITLSELRLERWARMGAQPRVASAFEDALGRNVTLFSEARAALRRLSRRFRLALVTDGIAHVQRAKLSRTRIGGFFEHVVIAPEVGLRKPDGELLHHALNLLEAKADDALMVGDSPVSDGGCAEAAGVDFCWVNRTGASPTPGIPVHRTVADLGTV from the coding sequence ATGGGCTCGGCGAGGGAGAGTCGACACCAGGTCCTGCTCGTCGATCTCGACGGGACCGTGGTCGACTACGCCCAGACTGAGCGTCTGGCCCTCCACGAGATCCACCGCCGGTTCTTCCGTACCGGCCGGGCCGAGTTCCTGAGACAGTTTCACGCCGCCAACGAACCGCTCTGGGCCGCCTACCGCGAGCACCGGATCACCCTCTCCGAGCTGCGACTGGAACGCTGGGCGCGGATGGGCGCCCAGCCCCGGGTGGCCTCCGCGTTCGAAGACGCGCTGGGGCGCAACGTGACCCTCTTCTCCGAGGCCCGCGCCGCCCTGCGCCGGCTGTCACGGAGGTTCCGGCTGGCCCTGGTGACCGACGGCATCGCCCACGTCCAGCGGGCCAAGCTCAGCCGTACCCGGATCGGCGGGTTCTTCGAGCACGTGGTGATCGCGCCCGAGGTGGGGCTGCGCAAGCCCGACGGCGAGCTGCTCCACCACGCTCTGAACCTGCTGGAGGCCAAAGCGGACGACGCCCTGATGGTCGGCGACTCTCCGGTGAGCGACGGCGGCTGCGCTGAGGCCGCGGGCGTGGACTTCTGCTGGGTGAACCGCACCGGAGCGTCCCCCACCCCCGGCATCCCCGTTCACCGCACCGTCGCCGACCTCGGCACCGTCTAG
- a CDS encoding winged helix-turn-helix domain-containing protein produces MIDDPQTTPEDAKPTRLIDARSLRGLAHPLRVRLLELLKLDGPATSTGLSERLGENTGTVSWHLRHLAEHGFIEEETGRGTKRERWWRVVNQPSVLNTVDFRDNPETQGALSVYLHELVNQQFNRVINYIGEDWADEWRNVGTLSAWSDLRMTPAQLKALNEELTAVVERHLPAPGAESDPDAEPDPDALPIIVQLQSFPRKERDTR; encoded by the coding sequence ATGATCGATGACCCCCAAACCACTCCCGAAGATGCCAAACCAACCCGTCTCATCGATGCCCGCAGCCTGCGCGGGCTGGCGCACCCGCTGCGGGTGAGACTGCTCGAACTGCTGAAGCTCGACGGCCCCGCCACCTCCACAGGACTCTCCGAGCGGCTCGGCGAGAACACCGGAACCGTCAGCTGGCACCTGCGCCACCTCGCCGAACACGGCTTCATCGAGGAGGAGACCGGACGGGGCACCAAACGCGAGCGCTGGTGGCGGGTGGTGAATCAGCCGAGCGTGCTGAACACCGTCGATTTCCGCGACAACCCCGAGACCCAGGGCGCGCTCTCGGTCTACCTGCACGAGCTGGTGAACCAGCAGTTCAACCGGGTCATCAACTACATCGGCGAGGACTGGGCCGACGAATGGCGCAACGTCGGCACCCTCTCCGCCTGGAGCGACCTGCGGATGACCCCGGCCCAGCTCAAAGCGCTGAACGAGGAACTGACCGCCGTCGTCGAGCGCCATCTCCCGGCACCGGGCGCGGAGTCCGACCCGGACGCGGAGCCCGACCCGGACGCGCTGCCCATCATCGTGCAGCTCCAGTCGTTCCCGCGGAAGGAACGCGACACCAGATGA
- a CDS encoding MFS transporter, whose amino-acid sequence MSNSTRGGLLRRHRDFRLLWCGETAGKFGASVTGVAMPLVAVSTLNAGTFEVSLLSAASWLPWLIIGLPVGVWVDRFRRRPIMLASAAVSFLLFIGVPISSWYGRLSIGLLLAVTLLAGTAAVFFQTAYSAYLPSILEPADQSEGNAKLHGSASAAQIAGLGAGGLIAQVAGAVNGLFANAATFLVSLLCLSGIRHREPPVAKVERPPRALVREVGEGLRLVARDPWFRTLTLFGAASNLALIGYQSILVVFLVRDVGLDSGAVGGLIAAASTGGIAGAFAARRVAARIGTARATLFFELGLPVFALLIPLTVGGAGLLLYVVGSFCVSAGVVAGNVIKSSFQQAYCPPALLGRLTASAAFLNYGTIPLGALLGGALGTALGVRPAMWIMTAGVPLAALILYFSPIRRVRDLPASSMEETPEPTVEPEDQSGMLLTRVEAGS is encoded by the coding sequence ATGAGCAACAGCACACGCGGTGGCCTGCTCCGTCGCCACCGCGATTTCCGGCTGCTCTGGTGCGGCGAGACAGCCGGCAAGTTCGGCGCCTCCGTCACGGGTGTGGCGATGCCGCTCGTCGCGGTCTCCACCCTGAACGCCGGCACCTTCGAGGTCAGCCTGCTGAGCGCCGCCTCGTGGCTGCCCTGGCTGATCATCGGTCTTCCCGTCGGCGTCTGGGTGGACAGGTTCCGCCGCAGGCCGATCATGCTCGCCTCGGCGGCCGTCTCCTTCCTGCTGTTCATCGGGGTCCCGATCTCCTCGTGGTACGGCCGGCTGAGCATCGGCCTGCTGCTGGCCGTCACGCTGCTGGCCGGCACGGCCGCCGTGTTCTTCCAGACCGCCTACAGCGCCTATCTCCCCAGCATTCTGGAGCCCGCCGACCAGTCCGAGGGCAACGCCAAGTTGCACGGGAGCGCGTCCGCCGCGCAGATCGCCGGACTCGGGGCCGGAGGTCTGATCGCGCAGGTGGCGGGCGCGGTGAACGGACTGTTCGCCAACGCCGCGACGTTTCTCGTGTCCCTGCTCTGCCTGTCGGGCATCCGGCACCGCGAACCCCCCGTCGCCAAGGTCGAGCGTCCCCCCAGGGCGCTGGTCAGAGAGGTCGGCGAAGGTCTGCGGCTGGTCGCCCGCGATCCCTGGTTCCGTACGCTGACGCTCTTCGGGGCCGCCTCCAACCTCGCGCTGATCGGCTATCAGTCGATCCTGGTGGTCTTCCTGGTCCGAGACGTCGGCCTCGATTCCGGCGCCGTCGGCGGACTGATCGCGGCCGCCAGCACCGGTGGCATCGCCGGGGCGTTCGCCGCCCGCCGGGTCGCCGCCCGGATCGGCACCGCCCGCGCGACGCTGTTCTTCGAACTGGGTCTCCCCGTGTTCGCCCTGCTCATCCCGCTCACCGTCGGCGGCGCGGGACTGCTTCTGTACGTCGTCGGCAGCTTCTGTGTCTCCGCCGGGGTGGTGGCCGGAAACGTCATCAAGTCAAGCTTCCAGCAGGCGTACTGCCCGCCCGCCCTGCTCGGGCGGCTCACCGCGAGCGCCGCGTTCCTCAACTACGGAACGATCCCGCTCGGCGCGCTGCTGGGCGGCGCCCTCGGCACCGCCCTCGGAGTCCGCCCGGCGATGTGGATCATGACGGCGGGGGTCCCGCTGGCCGCGCTGATCCTCTACTTCTCCCCGATCCGCCGGGTCCGGGACCTGCCGGCGTCCTCCATGGAGGAGACGCCCGAGCCCACGGTGGAGCCGGAGGATCAGTCCGGAATGCTCCTGACGCGCGTCGAGGCCGGGTCATAG